One Desulfobulbus propionicus DSM 2032 DNA segment encodes these proteins:
- a CDS encoding phosphoglycerate kinase, protein MKTLRELELTGKRVLVRVDFNVPMNEAGEITDDLRIRTVLPTLRYLLEQKARVIVCTHMGRPKGQRVEKYSLAPVAAYTAALLGQPIPLAPDCVGPDVVTAVEQVKNGEILMLENLRFHPEEEKNDPEFSRQLAMLADVYVNDAFAVSHRAHASVVGVTLHVAEKAAGFLLQKEVEYFQRSIGIPQRPLVAIVGGAKVSGKLEALRNMLGRVDKMIIGGAMANTFLKSQGYAVGASKVEDDLLSTAAELLRQAKEKNINIYLPVDVIVADRFAPDAICKQVTIQDIPEGWMALDIGPASVICFNEVLADAKTIVWNGPMGAFEMDAFARGTMALAHTVAASHALSVTGGGDSNAAITLSGEASNISYMSTGGGAFLELMEGKVLPGIKALD, encoded by the coding sequence ATGAAAACACTGCGAGAACTTGAACTGACGGGAAAAAGGGTGCTGGTGCGGGTTGATTTCAACGTGCCGATGAACGAGGCGGGCGAGATCACCGATGATCTGCGTATTCGCACCGTATTGCCGACATTGCGCTATCTGCTGGAACAGAAGGCGCGGGTCATTGTCTGCACCCACATGGGACGGCCAAAAGGACAGCGGGTGGAGAAATATTCCCTGGCCCCGGTGGCGGCATACACCGCAGCCCTGCTGGGGCAACCCATACCGCTGGCCCCGGATTGCGTTGGTCCTGATGTCGTGACGGCGGTTGAGCAGGTGAAAAATGGCGAGATCCTCATGTTGGAGAATTTGCGCTTTCATCCCGAGGAAGAAAAAAACGACCCGGAATTTTCCCGGCAGTTGGCCATGCTGGCCGATGTCTATGTCAACGATGCCTTTGCCGTCTCCCATCGGGCCCACGCCTCGGTGGTGGGTGTCACCCTGCACGTGGCTGAAAAGGCCGCCGGATTCCTTCTCCAGAAGGAAGTGGAGTACTTCCAACGCTCAATCGGAATCCCGCAGCGGCCGCTGGTGGCCATTGTCGGTGGCGCCAAGGTGTCGGGCAAGCTTGAGGCCCTGCGCAACATGCTGGGGCGGGTCGACAAGATGATCATCGGCGGGGCCATGGCCAATACCTTCCTCAAGAGCCAGGGGTACGCGGTCGGCGCCTCCAAGGTGGAGGACGATTTGTTGAGCACGGCTGCCGAGCTGCTGCGTCAGGCCAAGGAAAAGAACATCAACATCTATCTGCCGGTGGATGTGATTGTCGCCGATCGTTTTGCGCCGGACGCGATCTGCAAACAAGTGACCATCCAGGATATTCCCGAAGGGTGGATGGCCCTGGATATTGGTCCAGCCTCGGTGATCTGTTTCAACGAGGTGCTGGCCGATGCCAAGACCATCGTCTGGAACGGTCCCATGGGTGCTTTTGAGATGGATGCCTTTGCCCGGGGTACCATGGCCTTGGCCCATACCGTGGCTGCTTCGCATGCACTGAGCGTCACCGGCGGCGGTGATTCCAACGCCGCCATCACGCTTTCCGGCGAGGCCAGCAACATTTCCTACATGTCGACCGGCGGCGGTGCCTTCCTCGAATTGATGGAAGGCAAGGTGCTACCGGGGATCAAGGCGCTGGACTGA
- the queC gene encoding 7-cyano-7-deazaguanine synthase QueC gives MNERQAVVLLSGGLDSTTVLAIAQSLGFTCNCLSFQYGQRQSVELDRARVIGRLAGVARHLVLRVDLDAIGGSALTTAIEVPKDRPLNEMEQDIPVTYVPGRNILFLAHALSWAEVLGVSDIFLGINAVDYSGYPDCRPQFLQAFEQMANLGTKAGTTGRPFRLHAPLIQLSKKEIILKGMELGVDYSLTHSCYDPAGDKACGRCDACQLRLQGFREAGLIDPAPYVQR, from the coding sequence ATGAACGAACGACAAGCGGTGGTGCTGCTCAGCGGCGGCCTCGATTCCACCACGGTTTTGGCCATCGCCCAATCTTTGGGCTTTACCTGCAACTGTCTCAGCTTCCAATACGGCCAGCGACAGTCGGTCGAACTGGACCGTGCCCGGGTCATCGGCCGTCTTGCCGGGGTGGCGCGGCACCTGGTGCTGCGAGTCGATCTCGACGCCATCGGTGGCTCGGCCCTGACCACGGCGATCGAGGTGCCCAAGGACCGGCCGTTGAACGAGATGGAACAGGATATCCCGGTTACCTATGTGCCTGGGCGCAATATTCTTTTTCTGGCGCACGCCCTCTCCTGGGCCGAGGTTCTGGGCGTTTCGGACATCTTTCTTGGCATCAACGCGGTCGACTACAGCGGTTATCCGGACTGCCGGCCTCAATTCCTCCAGGCCTTCGAGCAGATGGCCAATTTGGGCACCAAGGCGGGGACCACCGGCAGACCTTTTCGTCTGCATGCGCCGCTCATTCAGTTGAGCAAGAAGGAGATCATTCTCAAGGGAATGGAACTGGGAGTGGACTACAGCCTGACCCACAGCTGCTACGATCCGGCGGGGGACAAGGCGTGCGGCCGCTGTGACGCCTGCCAGCTCAGGCTGCAGGGATTTCGCGAGGCTGGATTGATCGATCCGGCCCCCTACGTGCAGCGATAA
- the secB gene encoding protein-export chaperone SecB — MADQTPEQQDIPVFRMQKMYIKDFSFESPNAPKVFLVRNQDPKVDFNLQLKNQKLDDDHSEVSIAITAKVLDKNNEDSVMFIVEIEHAAVFLMKNIPQEHHERVLAVDCPLMLFPFTRQIVCQAAVDGGFMPFLMEPINFIALYDNAQRQNKDA, encoded by the coding sequence ATGGCAGACCAGACCCCCGAACAGCAGGACATCCCGGTTTTTCGCATGCAGAAGATGTACATCAAGGATTTTTCCTTTGAGAGCCCCAATGCCCCCAAGGTCTTCCTGGTGCGCAATCAGGATCCTAAGGTGGACTTCAACCTGCAGCTGAAGAACCAGAAGCTCGACGACGACCACAGCGAGGTTTCCATCGCCATCACCGCCAAGGTATTGGATAAGAACAACGAGGATTCGGTAATGTTCATCGTCGAGATCGAGCACGCGGCCGTGTTCCTGATGAAGAACATTCCCCAGGAGCACCACGAGCGCGTTCTGGCGGTCGACTGCCCGCTGATGCTCTTCCCCTTCACCCGCCAGATCGTCTGTCAGGCCGCGGTGGACGGCGGCTTCATGCCCTTCTTGATGGAGCCGATCAACTTCATCGCCCTCTACGACAACGCCCAGCGCCAGAACAAGGATGCGTGA
- the rimI gene encoding ribosomal protein S18-alanine N-acetyltransferase gives MRIQPCCEGDLEAVARIERQAMPAPWSPEQLHAELQAGNGLGLVARCGAELCGYVFFRTCVPESELLHLVVDRGWRRRGVGEGLLAQGLFVLASQGCTTCFLEVRRSNASALRLYAKTGFCQVGQRKNYYSQPVEDALLLSRDLRAR, from the coding sequence GTGAGGATCCAGCCATGCTGCGAGGGCGATCTGGAAGCGGTCGCCCGGATTGAACGGCAGGCCATGCCGGCGCCCTGGAGCCCGGAGCAACTGCATGCCGAGCTACAAGCGGGCAATGGGCTGGGGTTGGTGGCGCGATGCGGGGCCGAGCTCTGCGGTTATGTTTTTTTTCGAACCTGCGTTCCGGAGAGCGAGTTGCTGCACCTGGTGGTGGATCGCGGATGGCGGCGCCGGGGGGTAGGAGAAGGGCTGCTGGCGCAGGGCCTGTTCGTGCTTGCAAGCCAAGGTTGCACAACCTGCTTTCTTGAGGTGCGCCGTTCCAATGCTTCGGCATTGCGCCTGTATGCAAAGACGGGGTTTTGCCAGGTGGGGCAGCGGAAAAACTATTACAGTCAACCGGTTGAAGATGCCCTGCTGTTGAGCCGGGATCTTCGCGCGCGATGA
- a CDS encoding type I glyceraldehyde-3-phosphate dehydrogenase, translating to MKLGLNGLGRIGKLTLWHHVSRQYFSEIVVNLGRNVGAGLTDIAAAIEKDSTYGRLSMYLHGHKGGRVIENLNEEQGTMTINGVPVTFLRKARNPKDIDWQGNQVRLVVDSTGVFKDPTADPAEGKGSVRGHLQAGAEKVLVSAPFKIQAKGLDMPEDAVTTVMGINDDDYDPSRHNIISAASCTTTCLSYMIKPLLDHFGAERMLSASMVTVHAATGTQQVLDRLPGSGATDLRKNRSILNNIILTTTGAAKALGLVIPEMKSIGFIAESVRIPTSSGSLIVLVLNLQDELDNPIKRSLLNSIYEEYAKTSPYLVYSAEQNVSSDIIGMPRAAVVIESSETHTRTASIRVNLQNLKNLKCDIGSASPILEVPLTQAVIYGWYDNELGSYTNMLGELTVSVAERMV from the coding sequence ATGAAACTCGGGCTCAATGGTCTTGGACGCATCGGTAAACTCACCCTGTGGCATCATGTCTCCCGCCAGTATTTCTCCGAGATCGTGGTCAATCTCGGCAGAAACGTCGGGGCGGGGCTGACGGACATCGCCGCCGCCATTGAAAAGGATTCCACCTACGGTCGTCTCAGCATGTATCTGCATGGCCACAAGGGCGGACGGGTGATCGAAAACCTGAACGAGGAGCAGGGCACGATGACCATCAACGGCGTGCCGGTCACCTTTCTCCGCAAGGCGCGCAACCCCAAGGATATCGACTGGCAGGGCAACCAGGTGCGGCTGGTGGTCGACAGTACCGGTGTGTTCAAGGATCCGACCGCCGACCCGGCCGAAGGCAAGGGGTCGGTCCGAGGCCATCTTCAGGCCGGAGCGGAAAAAGTACTGGTGTCCGCGCCTTTCAAGATTCAGGCCAAGGGGTTGGACATGCCCGAGGATGCCGTGACCACGGTGATGGGGATCAACGATGACGATTACGATCCCTCCCGGCACAACATCATTTCCGCCGCTTCCTGCACCACCACCTGCCTGTCGTACATGATCAAGCCGTTGCTCGACCACTTCGGCGCCGAGCGGATGCTGTCCGCCTCCATGGTCACGGTCCACGCGGCCACCGGTACCCAGCAGGTGCTCGATCGCCTGCCGGGCAGCGGGGCCACCGACCTGCGCAAAAACCGTTCGATTCTCAACAACATCATCCTCACCACCACGGGCGCGGCCAAGGCCCTGGGGCTGGTCATTCCGGAGATGAAATCCATCGGTTTCATCGCCGAGTCGGTCCGCATTCCAACCTCGAGCGGCTCGCTGATCGTCTTGGTGCTCAACCTTCAGGATGAACTCGACAATCCGATCAAACGCAGCCTGCTGAATTCGATCTATGAGGAATACGCCAAAACCAGCCCATATCTGGTTTATTCGGCGGAACAGAACGTTTCGTCCGATATCATCGGCATGCCGCGGGCCGCAGTGGTGATCGAGTCCTCGGAAACCCACACCCGCACCGCCTCCATCCGGGTCAATCTGCAGAATCTGAAGAACCTCAAGTGCGATATCGGCTCCGCTTCGCCCATTCTTGAGGTTCCCCTGACCCAGGCGGTTATCTACGGCTGGTATGACAACGAACTGGGCAGCTACACCAACATGCTCGGCGAACTGACCGTCTCCGTGGCCGAACGGATGGTGTGA
- the secG gene encoding preprotein translocase subunit SecG has translation MTTILIVVHVIVCLFLICIVLLQHGKGADIGASFGGSSQSLFGTEGPVPLLNKITTLAAIVFMGTSVTLAYLSANKSSGSVMSDLKVQEQQIPAQQQPVAVPLPAEKAAGPQAPQEKADASGQQ, from the coding sequence ATGACAACTATACTCATTGTCGTTCATGTCATTGTCTGCCTGTTTCTGATCTGCATCGTGTTGTTGCAGCACGGGAAAGGTGCGGACATTGGGGCGTCGTTCGGCGGTTCGAGCCAGTCGCTTTTTGGTACCGAGGGGCCTGTGCCGCTGTTGAACAAAATCACCACGTTGGCGGCCATCGTGTTCATGGGAACCTCGGTCACCTTGGCCTATCTGTCCGCCAATAAGAGCTCTGGCTCGGTGATGAGTGATCTCAAGGTCCAAGAGCAGCAGATTCCGGCGCAGCAACAACCGGTTGCGGTGCCGTTGCCAGCCGAAAAAGCAGCAGGGCCGCAAGCGCCTCAGGAGAAAGCAGACGCATCCGGTCAGCAGTGA
- the sfsA gene encoding DNA/RNA nuclease SfsA — MLLPTPCQTGTLIKRYKRFLADICLDDGQTLTVHCPNSGSMRGCSTPGSAVLISRSENSKRKYAWTLEMVREQGIWVGIHTGRTNGLVREGLENGVIDDFGPLRTITPEVRVSDRSRLDFLLKGDRGTSYVEVKNCSLAEKGVAFFPDAVTSRGAKHLHELVRLAEAGHGAAVLFCVQRGDAFCCKPAAHIDPVYAQTVVWAADRGVRFLAYQAAVSPQAIIITHRIPFSLT, encoded by the coding sequence ATGCTCTTGCCCACCCCCTGCCAAACCGGCACCCTCATCAAACGGTACAAACGGTTTCTTGCCGACATCTGCCTTGACGACGGCCAAACGCTGACCGTGCACTGCCCCAACTCCGGCTCCATGCGCGGCTGCTCCACACCCGGAAGCGCGGTGTTGATCAGCCGCTCCGAGAACAGCAAACGCAAATACGCCTGGACCTTGGAAATGGTGCGGGAACAGGGGATTTGGGTCGGTATCCATACCGGTCGCACCAATGGTCTGGTCCGCGAGGGGCTGGAAAACGGGGTGATCGACGATTTCGGACCGTTGCGGACCATCACCCCGGAGGTCCGGGTCTCAGACCGGAGCCGGCTGGACTTCCTCCTGAAGGGCGACCGGGGCACCTCCTACGTGGAAGTGAAGAACTGTTCACTGGCGGAAAAGGGGGTCGCCTTCTTTCCCGATGCGGTCACCAGCCGCGGGGCCAAACACCTGCATGAACTGGTCCGTTTGGCCGAGGCCGGGCACGGCGCGGCGGTGCTGTTCTGCGTCCAGCGCGGCGACGCCTTCTGCTGCAAACCGGCGGCCCACATCGACCCGGTGTATGCCCAAACCGTTGTCTGGGCAGCGGACCGAGGAGTCCGCTTTCTCGCCTACCAGGCGGCGGTGAGCCCGCAGGCCATCATCATCACCCACCGGATTCCTTTTTCCCTTACCTAA
- a CDS encoding dihydroorotase has product MNTTWRIRNGRIIDPANSRDEIADLLVIDGRIGAPDQPVPPDVQELDASGCWVVPGLIDMHVHLREPGEEYKEDILSGARSAACGGFTGVACMPNTKPVNDNATVTAMILTRAREAAVRVHPVGAISLGSDGKQLAEFGEMRAAGVVAVSDDGRPVRDSQLMRRALEYASDFGLPVIAHSEEPSLSTGVMNEGPVSTLLGLKGIPTAAESIMVYREIALAEFTGARVHIAHVSTAMSIELIRAAKARGVRVTAETAPHYFTLTDEAVIGYDTNTKMNPPLRSAADREAIRTALADGTLDAIATDHAPHSILEKELEFDAAANGIIGLETALPLTLALVRDGVIDARRLVELLAVKPAAILGLPAGSLTPGLAADLTVIDPQREFVYTADQVMSKSRNTPFLGWTLQGRAVLTMVGGTIRHSLPA; this is encoded by the coding sequence ATGAACACGACCTGGCGCATACGCAACGGCCGGATTATCGATCCGGCCAACTCACGAGACGAAATCGCCGACCTGCTGGTGATCGACGGCCGCATCGGCGCGCCGGACCAGCCCGTGCCTCCCGACGTGCAGGAGCTTGACGCCTCGGGCTGCTGGGTGGTCCCGGGCCTGATTGACATGCATGTCCATCTGCGCGAACCGGGCGAGGAATACAAGGAAGATATTCTGTCTGGCGCCCGGTCGGCGGCCTGCGGCGGCTTCACCGGCGTGGCCTGCATGCCCAACACCAAGCCGGTGAACGACAATGCCACCGTCACCGCTATGATCCTGACCCGAGCCCGCGAGGCGGCGGTCCGGGTTCATCCGGTGGGCGCCATCAGTTTGGGCAGCGACGGCAAGCAACTGGCCGAGTTCGGCGAGATGCGGGCGGCTGGGGTGGTCGCGGTCAGCGATGACGGCCGACCTGTGCGTGACAGTCAGTTGATGCGCCGGGCCCTGGAATACGCCTCTGATTTCGGCCTGCCGGTAATTGCGCACAGTGAGGAACCCTCGTTGAGCACCGGGGTGATGAACGAGGGGCCGGTCTCCACTCTGCTTGGCCTCAAGGGCATTCCCACCGCGGCCGAATCGATCATGGTCTACCGCGAAATCGCCCTGGCCGAGTTCACCGGCGCGCGGGTTCATATCGCCCACGTGAGCACCGCCATGTCGATCGAGCTGATCCGCGCGGCCAAGGCACGGGGGGTGCGAGTGACCGCGGAGACCGCGCCGCACTACTTCACCCTCACCGATGAGGCGGTGATCGGCTACGACACCAACACCAAGATGAACCCGCCCCTGCGCTCGGCGGCCGACCGGGAAGCGATCCGCACCGCCCTGGCCGACGGCACCCTGGATGCCATCGCCACCGACCATGCGCCCCACTCCATCCTGGAAAAAGAGCTGGAGTTCGATGCGGCAGCCAACGGGATCATCGGCTTGGAGACGGCCCTTCCCCTAACCCTGGCCCTAGTGCGTGACGGGGTGATCGATGCGCGGCGGCTGGTGGAATTGCTGGCGGTCAAACCGGCGGCCATTCTCGGCCTTCCGGCCGGTTCGCTCACCCCGGGGCTGGCGGCGGACCTGACCGTGATCGATCCACAGCGCGAGTTTGTCTATACCGCCGACCAAGTGATGTCCAAGAGCCGCAATACTCCGTTCCTCGGCTGGACCCTGCAGGGACGGGCCGTGCTGACCATGGTTGGCGGCACGATCCGCCACAGCCTGCCCGCCTGA
- the tpiA gene encoding triose-phosphate isomerase: MERRPFIAGNWKMHLTLAEAVQLAQAVAPTCAACPDRDIMIAPSFTSLAAVCAAVKGSGLQVGAQNIAWDREGAYTGEISSPMLKDLGVSLAIIGHSERRHIFGEDNAMINRRLHGALDGDIRPILCIGETLADREAGKTFAVLDTQVREGLQAVNSAQMECVVLAYEPVWAIGTGKTASKEQAQEVHAFLRQLLAAMYEKTVAETVRILYGGSVKPDNIDDLMAQPDIDGALVGGAALKAESFDRIARFR, encoded by the coding sequence ATGGAGAGGCGTCCTTTTATCGCAGGCAATTGGAAGATGCATCTGACCCTCGCCGAGGCGGTGCAATTGGCTCAGGCCGTGGCACCTACCTGCGCCGCCTGCCCGGACCGCGACATCATGATTGCCCCGTCCTTCACCTCGTTGGCCGCGGTCTGCGCGGCGGTCAAGGGCTCCGGCCTGCAAGTTGGGGCGCAAAATATTGCCTGGGACAGGGAGGGCGCCTATACCGGTGAAATTTCTTCGCCCATGCTCAAGGATCTGGGGGTGAGCCTGGCGATTATCGGTCATTCCGAGCGACGACATATCTTCGGCGAGGATAACGCCATGATCAATCGTCGCCTGCACGGCGCCCTCGATGGCGATATTCGACCGATCCTGTGCATTGGCGAAACACTGGCGGATCGTGAGGCCGGCAAGACCTTTGCCGTGCTCGACACCCAGGTGCGCGAAGGGTTGCAGGCCGTGAACAGTGCGCAGATGGAGTGCGTGGTGCTTGCCTACGAGCCGGTCTGGGCCATTGGTACCGGCAAGACGGCCAGCAAGGAGCAGGCGCAGGAGGTGCATGCTTTTCTCCGTCAATTACTGGCGGCCATGTACGAGAAAACTGTTGCCGAAACGGTGAGGATACTGTATGGTGGCTCGGTTAAACCTGATAATATTGATGACCTGATGGCGCAGCCGGATATCGATGGCGCGCTTGTTGGTGGCGCCGCCTTGAAGGCCGAATCGTTTGACCGGATTGCCCGATTTCGATGA
- a CDS encoding bifunctional metallophosphatase/5'-nucleotidase — protein MRRGVKTMAFGLTLFLAGCGDQPEQQVVGTPGGVAEPIELTLLHLNDHHSHLDPEKITLQLDAGRGREAITVERGGFPRVVAAFKELARQSDQVIKIHSGDASTGDLYSLLNNGKADAELMNTICFDTFTLGNHEFDNSDAGVKHFMDVLHDGTCATPLLSANVRFGPSSPLYGAQAPEAILPSVVLERGGQKIGVIGLTVASKTKHSSRPNADTTFIDEAEAAQAEIDRLQAQGINKIILATHIGYRADQALVKKLSGVDVVVGGDSHSLLGPESLSAYGLSPEGPYPTRSTDKDGKPVCIVQAWQYGSVVGELRVRFDARGEVSACAGTPWVLLGDQFSRPEQGPLTAAETAAVRTDLARGQVLRLTLPDPQATALLAPYKEQKETMGNIVVATAPDNLCLRRVPGSKRDTSRSSLGDVCNKSERVNKHGGDIQQVVAEAFLQQGKTFFGADLSIQNGGGVRVDLTKGPITVKDVYTVLPFNNTLVQLNATGQEIKNALEDAIDGVVGPTNNTGCYPYTGGLRWRLDLNKPKGARLSHLEIRTTAGGYQPFDLDRTYKVATISFLADGNDSFTALKQITGERRIDVGLDYAEAFLQYLKNLPGNNKVLAPLPLADYSTQQFTDTP, from the coding sequence ATGCGGCGTGGAGTAAAAACAATGGCCTTTGGATTGACCCTTTTCCTCGCCGGCTGCGGCGATCAACCGGAACAACAGGTTGTCGGTACCCCAGGCGGCGTCGCGGAGCCCATCGAACTGACCCTGCTGCACCTCAATGACCATCATTCGCATCTCGACCCGGAAAAGATCACCCTGCAACTGGACGCCGGCCGCGGCCGCGAGGCGATCACCGTGGAACGGGGGGGCTTTCCCCGGGTGGTGGCTGCCTTCAAGGAGTTGGCGCGGCAATCCGACCAGGTGATCAAGATCCACAGCGGCGATGCCAGCACCGGCGATCTCTACTCGCTGCTCAACAACGGCAAGGCCGATGCCGAGCTGATGAACACCATCTGTTTCGACACCTTTACCCTGGGCAATCACGAATTCGACAACTCCGACGCAGGTGTCAAGCACTTCATGGACGTTCTCCATGACGGAACCTGCGCCACGCCGCTGCTGAGCGCCAATGTCCGCTTCGGCCCCAGCTCGCCCCTGTACGGCGCGCAAGCGCCGGAAGCGATTCTGCCTTCGGTGGTCCTGGAACGGGGCGGCCAGAAAATCGGCGTCATCGGCCTGACCGTGGCCAGCAAGACCAAGCACTCTTCCCGGCCGAATGCGGACACCACCTTCATCGACGAGGCCGAAGCCGCCCAGGCGGAAATCGACCGCCTCCAGGCCCAGGGCATCAACAAGATCATCCTTGCCACCCACATCGGCTACCGCGCCGATCAGGCCCTGGTGAAGAAACTCAGCGGGGTGGACGTGGTGGTGGGTGGCGATTCCCACTCCCTGCTCGGTCCGGAGTCCTTGAGCGCCTACGGCCTCTCGCCCGAAGGCCCGTATCCCACCCGGAGCACGGACAAGGACGGCAAGCCGGTGTGCATTGTCCAGGCGTGGCAGTATGGTTCGGTGGTGGGGGAGTTGCGGGTGCGGTTTGACGCCCGGGGCGAGGTCAGTGCGTGTGCGGGCACGCCTTGGGTGCTGCTCGGCGACCAATTCAGCCGCCCCGAACAGGGACCGCTGACCGCTGCGGAAACCGCTGCCGTCCGGACCGACCTGGCTCGCGGCCAAGTGCTGCGGCTCACCCTGCCCGACCCCCAGGCCACGGCCCTGCTCGCGCCGTACAAAGAGCAGAAGGAAACCATGGGGAACATCGTGGTGGCCACGGCCCCGGACAACCTCTGTCTGCGCCGCGTTCCGGGGAGCAAGCGCGACACGTCGCGCTCATCCCTGGGCGATGTCTGCAACAAGAGCGAGCGGGTCAACAAGCATGGCGGCGACATCCAGCAGGTGGTGGCCGAGGCTTTCCTCCAGCAGGGCAAGACCTTTTTCGGCGCCGATCTCTCCATCCAGAACGGCGGCGGCGTTCGGGTCGATCTGACCAAAGGACCTATCACGGTCAAGGACGTGTACACGGTGCTGCCGTTCAACAACACCCTGGTGCAGCTCAATGCCACCGGCCAGGAGATCAAGAACGCCCTGGAGGATGCGATCGACGGCGTGGTCGGTCCAACGAACAACACCGGCTGTTACCCCTATACCGGCGGCCTGCGCTGGCGGCTGGATCTGAACAAGCCCAAAGGCGCGCGTCTCTCCCATCTGGAGATTCGGACCACAGCCGGCGGGTACCAACCCTTTGATCTCGACAGAACCTACAAGGTGGCTACCATCTCTTTCCTCGCCGACGGCAACGACTCGTTCACCGCACTGAAACAGATCACCGGTGAACGGCGCATCGATGTCGGTCTCGATTATGCCGAGGCCTTTTTGCAGTACCTCAAGAACCTGCCCGGCAACAACAAGGTGCTGGCGCCGTTGCCGCTGGCGGACTACAGCACCCAGCAATTCACCGACACCCCGTAA
- the lepB gene encoding signal peptidase I, whose translation MADTPQQPKKSAIRENIEAIIIAVVLALVIRTFVIQAFKIPSGSMLPTLQIGDHILVSKFIYGIKMPFTGTTLIPISTPKANDIVVFQFPRDPSLDYIKRVIAVGGDTVEIRDKKIFINGKPFDDRHGVFLDPLVHPASLDPRDNFGPVTVPAGKIFAMGDNRDNSFDGRFWGFVDLKAVRGKAWMIYWSWDVQQSLFSLDRLRSIRWSRLGDIVH comes from the coding sequence GTGGCAGATACCCCCCAACAGCCCAAGAAATCCGCGATCCGGGAAAACATCGAGGCCATCATCATCGCCGTTGTCCTCGCCCTGGTGATCCGCACCTTCGTCATCCAGGCGTTCAAAATCCCCTCGGGGTCGATGCTGCCGACCCTGCAGATCGGTGACCACATCCTGGTCAGCAAGTTCATCTACGGTATCAAGATGCCGTTCACCGGAACCACCCTCATTCCGATCAGCACGCCCAAGGCCAACGACATCGTGGTGTTCCAATTTCCCCGAGATCCGTCGCTCGACTATATCAAGCGGGTGATCGCGGTGGGTGGGGACACGGTCGAGATCCGCGACAAGAAAATCTTCATCAACGGCAAGCCGTTCGACGACCGTCACGGGGTGTTCCTCGACCCGTTGGTTCACCCCGCCAGCCTTGATCCGCGTGACAATTTCGGTCCGGTCACGGTGCCCGCAGGCAAGATCTTCGCCATGGGCGACAACCGGGACAACTCCTTTGACGGCCGTTTCTGGGGCTTTGTCGATCTCAAGGCGGTTCGCGGCAAGGCCTGGATGATCTACTGGTCGTGGGATGTGCAGCAGTCCCTGTTTTCATTGGACCGGCTTCGTTCCATCCGCTGGAGTCGGCTTGGCGATATCGTTCATTGA
- a CDS encoding aspartate carbamoyltransferase catalytic subunit — MATGYSFLHRHILGIEQLSREDISHILTTADSFKEISARPIKKVPTLRGHTIINLFFEPSTRTRLSFEVAAKRMSADTFNISPSTSSTTKGETLADTARNISAMHPDIIIIRHACSGAPLLLSRHVRAAVINAGDGAHEHPSQGLLDMMTVKERRGTLSGLKIAIIGDITHSRVARSDIVGFTRMGSEVHLYGPRTLIPQGIEHLGAKVCTSLEEAVRGADVVMALRIQRERQNDPLLPSLREYSRQFGISRQVLSLAKADALVMHPGPVNRGVELNPDVADGPQSVILDQVTNGVAVRMALLYLVMGNS, encoded by the coding sequence ATGGCAACCGGCTACTCTTTCCTGCACCGCCACATCCTGGGTATTGAACAGCTGTCCCGCGAGGATATCAGTCATATCCTCACCACCGCCGACTCGTTCAAGGAGATCTCGGCCCGGCCGATCAAGAAGGTGCCGACCCTGCGCGGCCACACGATCATCAACCTCTTCTTCGAGCCCTCGACCCGCACCCGCCTCTCGTTCGAGGTGGCGGCCAAGCGGATGAGCGCTGATACCTTCAATATCAGTCCCTCGACCAGCAGCACCACCAAGGGGGAAACCCTGGCCGACACCGCCCGCAACATCTCGGCCATGCATCCGGACATCATCATCATCCGCCATGCCTGCTCTGGGGCGCCGCTGCTGCTTAGCCGCCACGTGCGGGCGGCGGTGATCAACGCCGGCGACGGCGCCCATGAGCATCCCTCCCAGGGGTTGCTGGACATGATGACCGTCAAGGAGCGCCGGGGCACCCTGAGCGGTCTGAAAATCGCCATCATTGGCGACATCACCCACAGCCGGGTAGCCCGGTCCGACATCGTCGGCTTCACCCGCATGGGCTCGGAGGTGCACCTCTACGGCCCCAGGACCTTGATTCCCCAAGGCATCGAGCATCTGGGGGCCAAGGTCTGCACCTCGCTCGAAGAGGCGGTTCGCGGTGCCGACGTGGTCATGGCCCTGCGCATCCAGCGCGAACGGCAGAACGATCCGCTGCTGCCCTCCCTGCGCGAGTATTCGCGACAGTTCGGTATTTCCCGCCAGGTTCTGTCCCTGGCCAAGGCGGATGCCCTGGTGATGCATCCCGGTCCGGTCAACCGAGGGGTGGAACTCAATCCCGACGTGGCCGACGGACCCCAATCGGTGATCCTTGATCAGGTGACCAACGGCGTGGCGGTACGCATGGCCTTGCTGTATCTGGTCATGGGCAATTCCTGA